TACTTGGCATAAATTTTGGTAGTCTTCCACCAAACCGTTGAACATGTTCATGGCCGCGCAATGGTGTCTAAAGGGGAACAATGTCTTGATATTCTTATAGAAGAACGTTTCCATACCTTCGAAATGTTCTGGTATCGTGTTGTCCTCATTTTCATCGTCTGAATCATCTGtatcaggaaaagaaaaaacattgcATGAGTCAAATCATAAGCAAAAACATTGCAAAGAGAGAATTTAAGACGGCAAAAACAATTCCATTATATTGCAAAGTTATTATCTTTCAGCACTAATCACACACTATTTGCTCCACACTACACCAAAGCACAGCAGCTAGGATATGCATCGGATACATTCACCAATTCATGCACTCAATATTCCAAGCAATCGTAATTAGTCATACTCGCAGCAACATTCTACATCAAAGCTAGCTGGAACATCAAATGCATTAGCAAACTCACTTAATAGTTTTACCAGCAACCCAATTCATACCCACACAACAGCACCAAACCGAATTAGCAACACATAATTGTGCATCCCCACAACATTAATAGCTAGCTAAAACATCAGAAATACAGCAATTCGAATTCAAGTTGTGAACTTGCAAAACTAATGAAACACAATAGAGCAAAGGATATTTTCAGTGAGAAAGATTCAATCTTCCTTAACATACCCAAGACAGTGTCAAGGACACTTTGAACCTCTGATTCTTCTTGGCTCTTGAGAGCCTCCCTCAATGCTTTTTCTTGAGCTCCCCACAAGCCCTTGGCCTTAATCTCCTTCAGAAACTCCTTCCCCTCCTCTGCCTTGCCCTGCTTCACAAAACCCACATGCACGGGCATGTATGAGATTTCACTGACATGAATAATGCAGGGTCCATCGCGCACCATGTCCAGCACGCACTGCTTGGCAGCCTCAATAGAATCTGGGTCTTCCAAGAGTGCCTTAACCAGAGCATTGTAATCTTGGCTTTCTGGGATGATGCCAGCCGCTATGAAGCTCCGAAAGGCGGCCAGAGCCTCCTTGGGCCGGCCGGCGTAGGCGAGCTAGTGAACTATGCTCAAGTACTACTGGGGTGAGTGGGAAAGGTTGGAGATGATGAAAACGGAAAAAGAAGGCGCTCCTTTGGTGATGGTTGGTGTGATtagtgaggaagaagaagaagaagcagagatGGGTATGTGACGATCGACTAGGCTTCTGGTTGAAGGAGGAGGACTTACAGGCAAGCGAACGAGAGGCCCGGAATAACAACCTTGCCGCTCTAAACTCAAGAACAGCCCTCCTACTCTCCTACTGTAGAAAAATGGTGGTCTCAACGGAAATTGATGTTCTTCCTCTTTTACTTTATGGagtattttctctatttttgttATCATTTTTTACATAATCAAATCCTAATTATTTTACTATGGAGAGACATTAGCAGCTCAATTGAACCATCAGAAGCTCCACTTTGGTTTTGAAATGTCTCTATTAACGAGTTTTATTAGAACAGTGTATCTTCCTTCTCGATATACAAGCTTTAACCCGgccatacatacatatattgcTGATTATATCAACCAAGTGTATAGACACACGGCCAATGCCAATGCTAAGTTCCAAGAGGCTCAAACTCACCCTATGAGATAGCTAGTCAAGGATCCAAGCATCGAGACAAGTATGACTGCTGGCGAaatttttctgaaaatagaaattttaaAGTTTGAAGAACCTCAATCGTATATTGGTGGATTGCCTCGTTATAAATGGGTGGATTGTAAATTTTTCTGAAGTTTGAAGAACCTCAGTCGTatatttttctgaaaatataaattttgtgaaattttacATTTATTCAACCAAATTAATATGCATAATCATTCTTTTTTGGTGaaaacatgcataaattaaAACTTCATTCTCACCCTAATTCTATGAATTTGGCTTTTACATGCAACTAGTCATACTATTATGGTATATGTTCATGCATTAGAGTAcgtaaaaatatttaaataacaaAATATGACTTGCGAATAAGATCTGTGTGACATTTAATATGTTAGAACATAAATTACAAAATGTGGATTGATGCATGTTAATTTTCTTGTAGTTACTTCCATTATAACGAGGATACAACTTATCAAAATATACAATCCACCAATTTTTTGTTTGGCAAATCCTACCATCCACCATTTAGAATAACTGTCATTTAGATTTATGTATGATAAGATGTTGGAGAAAACCTTAAGGATAACTTGTACATtactttcatttcattttgcaTTCTCAAACAGCATTCATTTCAATTTATAACGAGGATACAACTGATCAAAATATACAATCCACCAATTTTTTGTTTGGCAAATCCTACTATCCACCATTTAGAATAACTGTCATTTAGATTTATGTTTGATAAGATGTTGGAGAAAACCTTAAGGATAACATGTACAGtactttcatttcattttgcaTTCTCAAACAGCATTCATCACCTTGTTACCGGCGGATTTTACTCAAGACGGAGCAAAGTTGTCAACTAGCATCGTAATCCACGCGGCTGCAAAGTTCTTTATATGTTGTATGCCAGTAGTAATAAGGTAGTAGATCTATAGATGTATAATCACTGTCATATATGTCAGGAGAAGATTATGTGAAATGGTGAAACGTTTAGTCAGTCTGTTGAAGTCATCGATCATAAGTGTTCATATATATGAACTTGTTTGcgtaataaaattttgagtctttGACAGCACCATCCTGCTGTCCTTGCAAATTTGTGTGCTTCTTGACTAATGCAGCATGCTATTTAGCCGGCGAGGCAACACCACGCCTTACTAGATAGTGAA
Above is a genomic segment from Rosa chinensis cultivar Old Blush chromosome 3, RchiOBHm-V2, whole genome shotgun sequence containing:
- the LOC112192595 gene encoding uncharacterized protein LOC112192595, with protein sequence MVRDGPCIIHVSEISYMPVHVGFVKQGKAEEGKEFLKEIKAKGLWGAQEKALREALKSQEESEVQSVLDTVLDDSDDENEDNTIPEHFEGMETFFYKNIKTLFPFRHHCAAMNMFNGLVEDYQNLCQVEVYQNLCK